TCCTCACCCGCGAGGGCTCGATGCTGGCCCCGAAATACCCCGCCGCCGTGGTCGCCGGGAACGTCGAGACCAGCCAGCACGTGGTCGACGCCCTCTATGCGGCGCTGGGCGTCATGGCCAACGCCCAGGGCTCGATGAACAACTTCACCTTCGGCGACGAGGACCGCCAATACTACGAGACCATCTGCGGCGGGGCCGGCGCCACCGCGCACAGGGCCGGGACCAGCGCCGTCCACACCCACATGACCAATTCCCGCCTCACCGATCCCGAGATCCTGGAGCGCCGCTTCCCGGTCCGGGTGGAGGCCTTCGCCATCCGTCATGGCTCGGCGGGTCCGGGCGCCATGGCCGGCGGCGAGGGCGCCTTTCGCCGGGTACGGTTCCTGGCCCCCATGGAAGCGGCCCTGCTCTCCACCCGCCGCGAGCACGCCCCCCAGGGAATCGCCGGCGGCGGGGCCGCCCTGCCCGGTCGCCAGCGTTTGATCGAACGCTCCGGCGCGGTAAAGGAACTGCCTGGCTGCTTTTCCATTACGGTCCAGCCCGGCGACGTCATCGAGATCGAGACCCCCGGCGGCGGGGGTTTTGGTCGGTCCGCCGCCTGATCAAATTTTTCGAGGTCCAATGTCCGCGCTTCTGTTCGCTCTCGCCCTGTTCGCCCAAGACCTGGGGGGGCAAGACGCCGCCCCCGCCGCCGCGCCCGCGCCGGAAGTCGTCGAGGCGCCCTATCCCGCCGGCGCGCCGAAGGACGACTATGGCCTCGTGGCCTGGTGCCACGGCGCGCTGACCGGCTATCTCGACCTGCACGACCAGGTGATGCCCGAGGTCACCCGCATCGAGACCACCTTCCGCGCGCCGGGCCGGACCATCGCCGAGGACCTGAAGGTCTATGCCGACCTCGAGAAGCAGGGGCGCAAGGACCTAAAGTTGTTCGCCCGCGCCATGGAGGCCGCCGAGCGCGCCAGCCTCAAGCCGATCAATGTCCGCGGCGCCGAGGCCGTGAAGCGCGGCCGCGCCACCTGGGCCGCCGCCCCCAACCTGCCCAAGGCGCGCCTTGCCCAGGAATGGATGAGCTGGACCTTGCCGGCCCGCTGCTCCACCACCGCCACGGCGCTCGAAGCTCGCGCCAAGCTGCTCGGCGCCACCTTCGACGCCGGCGCCGACATGCCCGCCGAACCCGCGCCCGAGACGCCGACAGAGGTTCCGGTCAATCCGTCGTAGGTTTGCGCGGCAGGCCCCTCGCCGCGCTGCGCGCAGGGCGAGGAACTGGCGTGGATTGCTCGCTATCCGGGGGAGCTGTCGGCAAGGCCGACCGAGGGGGCTTTGACTCCCTGGCGCCACATCGGTGGCGTTAGTCGCTCTGACGCACTGGTCACAAACGGCCCCTCGTGCGTTTACTTTGATCGCGTGACGCCCTCGACGGCGTCCGGAGAGGGATAGGCTTGCCGACCGTAGCGTTTGTGAATCCGAAGGGGGGCGCGGGTAAGACCACCGCCGCGCTTCTGCTCGCGCTCGGCCTCAGCGAACAGGGCCAGCGCGTGGCCATGATCGATTCCGACCCCAACAAGCCCCTGGTCCACTGGGCCAGCCTGCCCGGCCGCCCGGACAAGATCTCCGTCCACCCCGCCCCCATGACCCAGGACATCCGCGACGCCCTGCGCGAGGCCCAGCGGAAACAGCCCGACTGGCTGATCCTCGACACGGAGGGCTCGATCCGCGGGGCGATGAACTTCACCACCATGCGGTTGGACCTGATCCTCACCCCGCTGGCCTCCTCGGCCATCGAGGCCATTCAGGCGATCAAGGCCGCCGAGATGGTCGCGCAGTTCGGCAAGCGCGGCGGCCATCCCCTGCTGCACCGCTGCCTGCTCACCCGCGTCCCCGCCGCCCTGCGCCCCCGCTCGCTGAAGCAGGTGGTCGAGCAGCTGCGCGAAAGCGACATCGGCATCCTGCCCACCGCCCTCATCGAGAAGGAGGCGTTCCGGATGCTGTTCTCGGTCGGCGGCGGCTTCGCCGAGCTGGAGCGCAGCGGCGTCAGCGGCGTCCCCGCCGCCCGCGCCAACGCCCAGAGCTACGTCGCCGCCGTGCTGGAACTGCTGGAAAGCGCCAAGACCCAGGCGGCCTAAGCGGGCGGACTAGGTCACCGTCAGGATCAGATGCGGCACGGCGACCC
This genomic stretch from Phenylobacterium sp. LH3H17 harbors:
- a CDS encoding ParA family protein, whose protein sequence is MPTVAFVNPKGGAGKTTAALLLALGLSEQGQRVAMIDSDPNKPLVHWASLPGRPDKISVHPAPMTQDIRDALREAQRKQPDWLILDTEGSIRGAMNFTTMRLDLILTPLASSAIEAIQAIKAAEMVAQFGKRGGHPLLHRCLLTRVPAALRPRSLKQVVEQLRESDIGILPTALIEKEAFRMLFSVGGGFAELERSGVSGVPAARANAQSYVAAVLELLESAKTQAA